One genomic segment of Prochlorococcus marinus str. MIT 0919 includes these proteins:
- a CDS encoding lysylphosphatidylglycerol synthase domain-containing protein: MIDKFRKVIHICRELFKKVYLPGGLKIWITFFSFLFIGYSIYSNFGKLSQQSIPKSSFLFLIFGFFVSFLSLIVNAYAWKRIVIWLGYKSKDINFISLFLTTNILKYLPGGIWHFLERFRTLKKYMSLETAFYSVILEPLFMIIAALFWVPFNRLHFLTMIICFFPLLLLTRKFRRPVISSLKSLKISDFKKIDEEISFSQSSNLSVIQHSNYPYIAILAELAFILLRFGGFWFCLYAFSIQDSLTTFSWLSAFSLSWIIGLAVPSAPGGVGIFEASILLLVKGGAPEISLISVLLCYRLIASLADLFAALVGSNIRFFSRFSRISREN, encoded by the coding sequence ATGATTGATAAATTTAGAAAAGTAATTCATATTTGTAGAGAATTATTTAAAAAAGTATATTTACCTGGTGGATTAAAAATTTGGATTACATTTTTTTCTTTTCTTTTTATAGGATATTCAATTTATTCTAATTTTGGTAAATTATCTCAACAATCAATACCTAAATCTTCTTTTCTCTTCTTGATATTTGGTTTTTTTGTAAGTTTCCTAAGTCTGATAGTTAATGCATATGCATGGAAGAGGATTGTAATATGGCTGGGCTATAAATCTAAAGATATTAATTTTATAAGTCTATTTTTAACTACAAACATTCTAAAATATTTACCAGGAGGTATTTGGCATTTTTTAGAGAGGTTTAGAACATTAAAGAAATATATGAGTCTAGAAACTGCTTTTTATTCAGTTATATTAGAACCTTTATTTATGATAATAGCAGCATTATTTTGGGTACCTTTTAATAGGCTTCATTTCTTGACTATGATAATTTGCTTTTTCCCATTACTTTTGCTTACCCGGAAATTTAGACGACCAGTTATTTCCTCATTGAAAAGCTTAAAGATTTCCGATTTCAAAAAAATAGATGAAGAAATTTCTTTTTCCCAATCTTCAAATCTAAGTGTTATACAACACTCTAATTACCCTTATATTGCAATCTTAGCAGAATTAGCTTTTATTTTATTGCGCTTTGGAGGGTTCTGGTTTTGTTTATATGCATTTTCTATCCAGGATAGTTTGACAACTTTTAGTTGGCTTTCGGCATTTTCTCTCTCTTGGATAATAGGCCTTGCTGTACCTTCTGCCCCTGGAGGTGTAGGTATTTTTGAAGCTTCTATTCTTTTACTAGTAAAAGGTGGCGCCCCAGAGATTTCACTTATTTCAGTTTTGCTTTGTTATCGGTTAATTGCAAGCTTAGCTGATCTATTTGCTGCACTAGTAGGTAGCAACATAAGATTCTTTTCTCGATTTAGTCGAATCTCAAGAGAGAATTAG
- a CDS encoding carboxypeptidase M32, protein MSDKAWQKLGDYLQETKVLGSIHSTLYWDQNTAMPALGAEWRGAQLSLLARSLHSRQTSDYFQELLINAKEELQNNNHNSISNELLAKKRNLELLDQEITRQKKLDPELVSQISAAQANGYALWQQAKLKNDFQCFKPALKKLILLRQEQAKQLNEQRSCWETLAQPFEPDLTIKRLDELFEPLKKCLPELIDKYSTPKNLKQPKWDLSEKSQQALCDRLLNTWGRDNKLTSLARSPHPFSITLGPKDFRLTTRVVPGQPLSCFLATAHEWGHSLYEQGLPAETHQWFAWPLGQATSMAVHESQSLFWENRVARSKEFANRFWKYFEEAGAPLQSGDDLWRQMNPLTPGLNRVEADELSYGLHILIRTELEISLLEDGLEVDAIPSEWNKKYRDLIGIEPTNDSEGCLQDVHWSEGAFGYFPSYLIGHLISAQLAEAMILDLDKSGIYAKDPIGSCILEGSESELLSWLRKEVHHFGRQVNAEQLVEKVTKKPLSSEPFLKYLQNKLEQMTSTP, encoded by the coding sequence TTGTCTGATAAAGCGTGGCAAAAGCTAGGAGACTATCTCCAGGAGACTAAGGTACTTGGCTCAATTCACAGTACCCTTTACTGGGATCAAAATACTGCAATGCCAGCTTTAGGGGCTGAGTGGAGAGGAGCTCAATTAAGTCTTTTAGCAAGGTCATTACATTCAAGACAAACTAGTGACTATTTTCAGGAATTGCTGATTAATGCAAAGGAAGAATTACAAAACAATAATCACAATTCTATTTCCAATGAGTTGCTTGCAAAGAAAAGAAATCTCGAATTGCTAGATCAAGAGATAACTCGTCAAAAGAAGTTAGATCCTGAATTAGTGAGTCAAATTTCAGCTGCTCAGGCAAATGGGTATGCTCTTTGGCAACAAGCTAAATTAAAAAATGATTTCCAATGTTTTAAACCTGCGCTTAAGAAATTAATTTTGCTTAGGCAAGAGCAAGCTAAGCAGCTTAATGAGCAAAGAAGTTGTTGGGAAACATTGGCTCAACCTTTTGAACCTGATCTAACAATCAAAAGATTGGATGAATTATTTGAACCTCTAAAAAAATGTTTACCTGAACTTATAGATAAATACAGTACTCCTAAAAATTTAAAGCAACCTAAATGGGACTTATCAGAAAAGTCTCAGCAAGCTCTTTGTGATCGTTTACTGAATACATGGGGGAGGGATAATAAACTCACATCTTTAGCAAGGTCCCCCCACCCTTTTTCTATTACTCTTGGTCCAAAGGATTTTCGCCTTACTACTCGAGTAGTACCGGGACAGCCTCTATCATGTTTTCTTGCTACAGCTCATGAATGGGGACACTCGCTCTATGAACAAGGGCTTCCTGCTGAAACTCACCAATGGTTCGCTTGGCCTTTGGGGCAAGCGACCTCTATGGCAGTTCACGAAAGCCAATCACTTTTTTGGGAAAACAGAGTTGCCAGAAGTAAGGAATTTGCAAATCGGTTTTGGAAGTACTTTGAAGAAGCAGGAGCTCCGCTTCAGTCTGGGGATGATTTATGGAGACAAATGAATCCATTAACACCTGGATTGAATCGCGTTGAAGCTGATGAACTTAGCTATGGTTTGCATATATTGATTCGTACTGAACTAGAGATTTCATTACTTGAAGACGGATTAGAAGTAGATGCAATACCTTCTGAATGGAATAAAAAATATCGTGACCTTATTGGCATAGAGCCAACAAATGATTCTGAAGGTTGCTTACAAGATGTCCATTGGAGTGAAGGTGCTTTTGGCTACTTCCCTTCCTATTTAATCGGACATTTAATTAGTGCTCAACTGGCTGAAGCAATGATTCTCGATTTAGATAAAAGTGGAATATACGCAAAAGATCCTATTGGCAGTTGCATTTTAGAGGGTTCGGAGTCAGAGCTTTTGTCTTGGCTAAGAAAAGAAGTGCATCATTTTGGGAGACAAGTTAACGCTGAGCAATTGGTGGAAAAAGTGACTAAAAAACCTCTTTCCAGCGAACCTTTTTTGAAGTATTTACAGAATAAGTTAGAGCAAATGACCAGTACACCTTAG
- a CDS encoding 4a-hydroxytetrahydrobiopterin dehydratase, which yields MERSLLTQSELSKLSDVLPEWKLEDNKLQRTFKFDNFIQAFGFISKVALLSESSNHHPEWDNVYSKVSIKLTTHDLGGISSLDIKLANEINAVFTM from the coding sequence ATGGAAAGATCATTGTTAACTCAAAGTGAACTCAGCAAACTCAGTGATGTGCTGCCTGAATGGAAATTAGAAGATAACAAACTCCAAAGAACATTTAAATTCGATAATTTCATTCAAGCATTTGGTTTTATAAGCAAAGTCGCTCTTTTATCAGAGTCATCAAATCATCATCCTGAGTGGGATAATGTGTATTCTAAAGTCTCAATTAAGCTAACAACACATGACCTTGGAGGAATTAGCAGTCTTGACATTAAACTTGCTAATGAAATTAATGCCGTTTTTACGATGTAA
- the hemC gene encoding hydroxymethylbilane synthase, with amino-acid sequence MVLDQVRIATRRSKLAMVQTNWVKDQLEKAYPGINVSVEAMATQGDKILDVALAKIGDKGLFTKELEAQMLIGRADIAVHSLKDLPTNLPEGLILGCVTEREDPADALVVNEKFKTHQLHTLPSGTVVGTSSLRRLAQLRHHYPHLVFKDVRGNLITRLEKLDAGEYDSLILAAAGLTRLGFSDRIHQLIPSKISLHAVGQGALGIECVKGKSEVIEIIKTLEHLPTSQRCLAERSFLRELEGGCQVPIGVNSQIDNDELILTGMVASLDGKKLIKDSKRGDKTNPELIGIDLANELKSQGAMEILQDIFDNVRST; translated from the coding sequence ATGGTTCTAGACCAAGTGCGTATAGCAACTCGCAGAAGCAAGCTAGCCATGGTCCAGACAAACTGGGTGAAAGATCAGCTTGAGAAGGCCTATCCCGGCATTAATGTTTCAGTAGAGGCAATGGCTACACAAGGGGACAAGATCCTAGATGTAGCACTTGCCAAGATTGGAGATAAAGGACTCTTTACTAAAGAACTTGAAGCACAAATGCTAATTGGGAGAGCAGATATAGCAGTACATTCTCTAAAAGACCTCCCAACAAACCTGCCAGAAGGATTAATACTTGGATGCGTAACTGAACGAGAAGATCCAGCAGATGCCTTAGTGGTAAATGAAAAATTTAAAACCCATCAACTACATACTCTCCCCTCAGGGACGGTAGTAGGAACTAGTTCACTTAGACGACTAGCACAACTTCGACATCATTATCCCCATCTGGTTTTCAAAGACGTTAGAGGTAATCTAATTACCAGACTTGAAAAACTTGATGCGGGAGAATACGATTCTTTAATTTTAGCCGCTGCAGGATTAACAAGATTAGGTTTTAGCGACAGAATTCATCAATTAATTCCGAGTAAAATATCTCTACATGCAGTTGGGCAAGGTGCATTAGGAATCGAATGTGTAAAAGGGAAATCAGAAGTGATTGAAATTATTAAAACTCTTGAACATCTGCCAACTTCCCAAAGGTGCCTAGCAGAAAGATCATTTCTAAGAGAGTTGGAAGGAGGATGTCAGGTTCCTATTGGGGTTAATAGCCAAATAGATAATGATGAATTGATACTTACAGGAATGGTGGCAAGTCTTGATGGTAAAAAGTTAATTAAAGACTCTAAAAGGGGAGATAAAACAAATCCCGAGTTAATTGGAATAGATTTAGCAAATGAGTTGAAATCTCAAGGCGCAATGGAAATACTGCAAGATATTTTTGACAATGTACGTTCAACTTAA
- the rpoD gene encoding RNA polymerase sigma factor RpoD, which translates to MSSVVSKKPVAKAKTKATKKDGSKAVETKSLKSTKSKSITKKSKGKSTAKSKGKASTKSKSLEPNNLDLAADQLLAQASNTEINADISLTNALESPVDKALASIKIGPKGVYTEDSIRVYLQEIGRIRLLRPDEEIELARKIADLLELEELATQFESENGHYPSKKEWAALVEMPVIRFRRRLMLGRRAKEKMVQSNLRLVVSIAKKYMNRGLSFQDLIQEGSLGLIRAAEKFDHEKGYKFSTYATWWIRQAITRAIADQSRTIRLPVHLYETISRIKKTTKVLSQEFGRKPSEEEIAESMEMTIEKLRFIAKSAQLPISLETPIGKEEDSRLGDFIESDSENPELDVAKTLLREDLEGVLATLSPRERDVLRLRYGLDDGRMKTLEEIGQIFDVTRERIRQIEAKALRKLRHPNRNGVLKEYIK; encoded by the coding sequence ATGAGTTCTGTCGTCTCCAAAAAACCTGTTGCAAAGGCAAAAACCAAAGCAACAAAAAAAGACGGTTCTAAAGCTGTCGAAACTAAATCATTAAAAAGCACTAAAAGTAAATCAATTACAAAAAAATCAAAAGGGAAAAGTACTGCAAAATCTAAAGGGAAAGCCTCTACTAAGTCTAAATCTCTTGAACCAAATAATTTAGATCTTGCAGCTGATCAATTACTTGCTCAAGCAAGCAATACTGAAATCAATGCGGATATATCATTAACTAACGCTCTAGAGAGCCCCGTTGATAAAGCACTCGCAAGTATAAAAATTGGCCCTAAAGGAGTTTATACGGAAGATTCTATAAGAGTTTATCTACAAGAAATTGGTCGGATCAGATTACTTAGGCCAGACGAAGAGATTGAACTCGCCAGAAAGATTGCTGATCTTCTTGAATTGGAAGAACTTGCCACTCAATTTGAGAGTGAGAATGGGCATTACCCATCAAAAAAAGAATGGGCTGCTTTAGTCGAAATGCCAGTAATAAGATTTCGAAGAAGGCTAATGCTTGGAAGACGTGCTAAGGAAAAAATGGTGCAATCTAATCTTCGATTAGTTGTTTCAATAGCAAAAAAATATATGAATAGAGGGCTTTCTTTCCAAGATTTAATTCAGGAAGGCAGTCTTGGTCTTATTAGAGCAGCCGAAAAATTTGATCATGAAAAAGGATATAAGTTTTCTACCTATGCAACATGGTGGATTCGTCAAGCCATTACAAGAGCAATTGCAGACCAAAGTCGAACCATCAGACTCCCTGTTCATTTATACGAAACTATTTCAAGAATTAAGAAGACAACGAAAGTCCTTAGTCAAGAATTTGGCAGGAAACCCTCCGAGGAGGAAATTGCAGAAAGCATGGAAATGACTATTGAGAAGCTTCGATTCATTGCTAAGAGTGCTCAATTGCCAATATCTTTAGAGACACCTATTGGCAAAGAAGAAGACTCTCGTCTTGGTGATTTCATTGAATCAGATTCAGAGAATCCAGAGCTGGACGTTGCAAAAACACTGCTTAGAGAAGATTTGGAAGGAGTTCTTGCAACCCTCAGTCCTCGAGAAAGAGATGTCCTGCGGCTTAGGTATGGTCTTGATGATGGCCGTATGAAAACTCTAGAAGAAATTGGACAAATTTTTGATGTAACAAGAGAACGAATTCGTCAAATTGAGGCCAAAGCTCTTAGGAAACTTCGTCACCCTAATAGAAATGGTGTGCTTAAAGAATATATTAAATAG
- a CDS encoding CobW family GTP-binding protein has protein sequence MSSLKEKSLGKAEVVEIDSKTLPVTILTGFLGAGKTTLLNHILSNQKGLKTAVLVNEFGEIGIDNDLIIKTGEDMIELSNGCICCSINGELLKAVEKILSKRDSVDYLIVETTGLADPLPIAMTFLGSELRDSTRLDSIITLIDAENFNDEITTSEIARSQVIYGDILVINKCDLVKEEKINELEKELSGLKKDARILKSSNGVVPLGLLLSVGLFESDRLHLEGTSNKHDHDNCDHDHGICNHEHSHNKDSHNHHDNEIEGFSSFSFTSDGPFSLRKFQNFLDNQLPSEVFRAKGILWFNESDRKHIFHLAGKRFSIDDSEWIGERKNQIVLIGKSMDRRKLKLQLTACVESHSGKGFA, from the coding sequence ATGAGTTCATTAAAAGAAAAATCCTTAGGAAAAGCTGAGGTCGTTGAAATTGACTCAAAAACCCTTCCAGTAACTATCCTCACAGGTTTTCTAGGAGCAGGGAAAACAACTTTGCTTAATCATATACTTAGCAACCAAAAAGGATTGAAGACTGCTGTTCTAGTAAATGAGTTTGGGGAGATTGGTATTGATAATGACTTAATCATTAAAACTGGAGAGGATATGATTGAATTAAGTAATGGCTGTATTTGTTGCTCAATAAATGGGGAACTTCTTAAGGCTGTAGAAAAAATCCTTTCAAAGAGGGACAGTGTTGATTATCTAATAGTAGAGACTACAGGGTTAGCAGATCCTTTACCTATTGCCATGACATTTCTTGGCAGTGAACTTAGAGACAGTACTCGTCTTGATTCAATTATTACTCTTATTGATGCTGAAAACTTTAACGATGAAATTACCACTAGCGAAATAGCAAGATCACAGGTGATTTATGGAGACATCTTGGTAATAAATAAATGTGATCTTGTAAAAGAAGAAAAAATTAATGAGCTTGAGAAAGAATTATCTGGCTTAAAAAAAGACGCTAGAATCTTAAAAAGTTCCAATGGAGTTGTACCGCTTGGATTACTCTTAAGTGTTGGACTTTTCGAATCAGACCGCCTTCACTTAGAGGGAACTTCTAACAAGCACGATCATGATAATTGTGATCATGATCACGGGATATGCAATCATGAGCATAGTCATAATAAGGATTCTCATAATCATCATGACAATGAAATTGAAGGATTTTCTTCTTTTTCATTTACGTCCGATGGTCCTTTCTCACTAAGAAAATTTCAGAATTTTCTGGACAATCAATTACCTTCAGAGGTCTTTAGAGCAAAAGGGATACTTTGGTTTAATGAAAGTGATAGAAAGCATATTTTTCACCTAGCAGGAAAGCGTTTTTCAATTGATGACAGCGAATGGATTGGAGAGCGCAAAAACCAAATTGTTTTAATTGGAAAATCAATGGATCGTAGGAAACTAAAACTACAATTAACAGCTTGTGTTGAATCTCATTCTGGGAAGGGATTTGCTTGA
- a CDS encoding ABC transporter permease, whose amino-acid sequence MCLSSFNSKSKQGRALLNLLAIVLAFLILWPIFGLLGEGINGIKTGVVRLGLDGLSQIWGTFQLVLFTSIAGGLLGTINGWLLANCRFNGRKFLRIAQLLPLATPAYLLSATLIDLGSINSLRVHGMSWGVLIMALTTYPYVFLLSTESFAKCGKNQLEACRSLGIGPWNGFMSIALPMTLPAIGAGIALMGMEVINELGAVELLNIPSISAGIIENWITEGNPAGAIALALIALAFVMFLVVYEKILRRKSRRWSEDVDGADSPTWELQGYRQLLAQCITITPPLFTLGIPLIWVAINLDQIQQGLDIELVELSIRSICLGLISASFAMFAAIFLGIAKRWESNTWMQSITFLSGIGYAIPGAVLALALLSFGGDPWGFSPLLLLLWGYSTRFLAVGKGGIDSAFERINPNIDEAATSLGSQWKEILNKIHLPLLKGPIAVGFLLIFVDTLKELPLTFVLRPFNFDTLSVRIFQYAGDERMGESIIPSLIILSVGLIASIALIPTLDYKNKSPKIDN is encoded by the coding sequence ATTTGCTTGAGCTCTTTTAATTCAAAATCAAAACAAGGAAGAGCCCTTTTAAATCTACTTGCGATTGTTCTTGCTTTTTTAATTTTATGGCCAATTTTCGGTCTTCTTGGCGAGGGAATAAATGGCATTAAAACAGGTGTTGTTCGCCTAGGACTTGATGGATTAAGTCAAATATGGGGGACTTTTCAACTTGTTTTATTTACTTCAATAGCTGGAGGTTTGCTCGGCACTATTAATGGGTGGCTTTTAGCAAACTGCAGATTTAATGGAAGGAAATTCCTTCGTATAGCTCAACTATTGCCTCTAGCAACTCCTGCATATTTACTTTCAGCAACGCTAATTGATCTAGGCAGCATAAATTCTCTACGAGTTCATGGCATGAGCTGGGGTGTCTTAATAATGGCTTTAACGACATATCCATATGTTTTTCTTTTAAGCACAGAAAGCTTTGCAAAATGTGGAAAGAATCAACTTGAAGCTTGCAGAAGTCTAGGGATTGGTCCTTGGAATGGTTTCATGAGCATTGCACTTCCGATGACACTGCCTGCTATAGGAGCAGGAATAGCACTTATGGGAATGGAAGTAATAAATGAACTTGGAGCAGTTGAATTACTAAATATCCCAAGCATTTCAGCTGGAATTATTGAAAATTGGATTACAGAAGGGAACCCTGCAGGAGCAATAGCTCTTGCCTTAATTGCGCTGGCCTTTGTAATGTTTCTAGTCGTATACGAAAAAATCCTAAGAAGAAAAAGCAGGAGATGGTCTGAAGATGTTGATGGAGCTGACTCTCCTACATGGGAATTGCAAGGTTATAGACAATTATTAGCTCAATGTATAACAATTACCCCTCCACTTTTCACTCTTGGTATTCCTTTAATATGGGTAGCAATTAACTTAGACCAAATTCAACAAGGATTAGATATAGAGCTTGTAGAACTATCAATTAGAAGTATTTGTTTGGGATTAATTTCTGCATCATTTGCGATGTTTGCAGCAATATTTCTGGGAATTGCTAAAAGATGGGAGTCAAATACATGGATGCAAAGTATTACTTTCCTTTCAGGTATTGGCTACGCTATACCAGGGGCTGTCTTGGCACTAGCCTTGCTTTCATTTGGAGGAGATCCATGGGGTTTCTCCCCTTTATTATTGTTACTCTGGGGTTATTCAACTAGGTTCTTAGCAGTAGGGAAAGGAGGAATAGATTCGGCATTTGAAAGAATTAACCCAAATATTGATGAAGCGGCAACTAGCCTAGGTTCACAATGGAAAGAAATTTTAAATAAGATACATTTACCATTGCTGAAAGGGCCTATTGCTGTTGGATTTTTATTAATTTTTGTAGATACATTAAAAGAGTTACCACTAACTTTTGTTTTAAGACCTTTTAATTTTGACACACTTTCCGTAAGAATTTTTCAATACGCTGGCGATGAAAGAATGGGTGAATCTATCATTCCTTCCTTGATTATACTCTCAGTGGGGCTAATAGCATCCATTGCACTAATACCAACGCTAGATTATAAAAATAAATCCCCCAAGATAGACAACTAA
- a CDS encoding inorganic diphosphatase, with protein sequence MANLDQAPSRVMSNLLHVLPAFAAEKDLRVNTIVELNSNTINKYELITETGHLKLDRVGYSSLAYPFAYGCIPRTWDEDGDPLDIEIVQVTEPLVPGSVVEARIIGVMTFDDGGEVDDKIIGVIADDKRLDHIKSFEQLGEHWLQETKYYWEHYKDLKKPGTCKVNGFFGVEKAIEIIKSCETRYLTEIDPKLVD encoded by the coding sequence ATGGCCAATCTTGATCAAGCGCCAAGTAGGGTTATGTCCAACCTCCTACATGTTCTGCCTGCATTCGCAGCAGAAAAGGATTTACGGGTAAATACAATAGTTGAACTTAATTCCAACACAATTAATAAATACGAATTAATTACGGAAACGGGGCATTTAAAACTTGATCGTGTTGGTTACTCATCTTTAGCCTATCCATTTGCTTATGGATGTATTCCTAGAACATGGGATGAAGATGGTGACCCTTTGGATATTGAGATTGTTCAAGTTACAGAGCCTTTGGTTCCAGGCTCAGTTGTTGAAGCGAGGATTATTGGGGTTATGACTTTTGATGATGGAGGGGAGGTTGATGACAAAATTATTGGTGTTATTGCAGATGATAAACGCTTAGATCACATAAAAAGTTTTGAGCAATTAGGAGAACACTGGCTGCAAGAAACAAAATATTATTGGGAGCACTATAAAGATCTTAAAAAGCCAGGTACATGCAAAGTTAATGGCTTTTTTGGGGTAGAGAAAGCAATTGAAATTATTAAATCTTGTGAGACTCGCTATTTAACTGAAATTGATCCAAAATTAGTAGATTAA
- a CDS encoding secondary thiamine-phosphate synthase enzyme YjbQ yields MDQIFSEITFKTNGEGFLNITPKINEWIIKNKINQAILVLSIQHTSCSLTINENADPKVLKDLSSYMKAIVPEKEFTSLNKTSLKQEYLHSEEGIDDMPAHIKTALTCTCLSLSINDSKLVLGTWQAIYLWEHRYANNFRKVSLHAVGEIAKVESRPKSESLNQILVKTNPEKINKEVIKRDNPEQTNQDGEIETKLDLLIDRMHDLTSQKNQPT; encoded by the coding sequence GTGGATCAAATCTTTTCAGAAATTACCTTTAAAACAAATGGTGAAGGCTTTCTAAATATCACTCCAAAAATCAATGAATGGATAATCAAAAATAAAATAAATCAGGCCATCCTTGTTCTATCTATTCAACATACTAGTTGCAGCCTGACAATTAATGAAAATGCTGATCCAAAAGTTTTAAAAGACCTTTCTTCATACATGAAAGCGATAGTGCCGGAAAAAGAATTTACCTCTCTTAATAAGACAAGTTTAAAGCAAGAGTACCTGCATTCAGAAGAAGGGATTGATGATATGCCTGCTCATATTAAAACAGCCCTCACATGTACTTGCTTAAGTTTAAGCATTAATGATTCTAAGCTTGTACTAGGGACATGGCAGGCAATTTATCTTTGGGAGCACCGTTATGCTAATAATTTCAGAAAGGTAAGCTTACATGCAGTTGGAGAAATAGCTAAAGTTGAGTCAAGGCCAAAAAGTGAATCCTTGAATCAAATTCTCGTAAAAACAAATCCTGAAAAAATAAATAAAGAAGTCATCAAAAGGGACAACCCTGAACAAACCAATCAAGATGGTGAAATTGAAACAAAGTTAGATTTACTAATCGATCGTATGCATGATTTAACTAGTCAAAAGAATCAACCCACTTAA